TGAAGTGATGTACAGCAGCAGTCAGAAGGACACACTGAAGTGTGACTGCTACTGGATCATTTATGCATGACGGTCCAGCTCCTACTGAGCTGTAACCCGTCAAAACCTAATGACaccaaatgtttttataaagtTGGTATCAGTAATATCTCTTAAAATGATGTTCCAAAACGGCAAAGTAGTATATAAACTGCAACCCGATCACCAGACAGTAAGAAGTCAGGAGACATATTGTaggattttttttcccagggAATTTAATAAGCAACAATCATAACCAGATTAAaacgtttgtaaaatgtccatcctgtttttgttttcttaaaaatAGCTccacaaaaggagcaaagagcAACAAACGAAAGGcaaaaaaataacatgttttttttttaagacctACATACAATGAGCTTCAAATCGTGACTAAGGTGTTTAAAACCTTCTAGGATGTCAgtggttcgtgtgtgtgtgtgtgttttaagtaaGGTCCATAATGTGTCCAGGAAAGCTTTAGAGTCCGAGGCGCGTGTACGGAGGGCGGGGGAGATATGAGGAAGAGTCTGGCCCGATTCTCTCTAGTCTTCGTTTCACCTTCGCCGGCTTCCTCCTTACCTGAAAGACAAAATAGAGTTCAGAGCTCCAAGCTGGTCTGTAATTAACAGGAGATTGTAATTTTACACAAGAGCACTGCACAAGACAGCTTGTTCCTCGGCAATACAACCGACAAGAAGTACTAGTCAGTCAGAGGTGGTAAAGGCTCGTCAGGCTCATTTAATCAAACTAACAGATCAGAGTGAAATCTGTTACAATGAGCACTTCTAACAAGGACAAAAGCTCAGTAGCAAAATACACGGTTTAGGAGACATTCCTGGACCAAACCAACTCACTGCCAGCCCACTGCCTTCCAAAGGGAGCGCCTCTCCTCGCGGACTTGGTCTCTCCCTGGCTACACGAgtcggacgggggggggggcacctcccTGCCTCCGTCCTGCCACTGAGACGGCCCTCTGGGCTGGACTGCAGCTCTATCTCAGTGTCTCCCTTGCTGCCCAGAAGAAGGGCCCCTGTCCCTACAGCTCTCCCTGCCTCCTCTCCAgactccctctttctctctctgtctttcccaACGCTCACGCACGGCCACCTGACGAGGAAATGGAGTCAATTTCCTTTTTCTCCACCTGTCTGTCGAGGCTACTTGAAGCTCAGCTGCTACAGGTTAAATCCATTACAGGCCACGCCTCCTTCGTCCTCACCTCTGCAAGTCAatctgtctctttgtcccttcgtcgttctgctgctgctgctgtttcgaCATCTTGATGTTGATGGAGTCCGCCGGCGGGTTGGGATTGGGGTCGGCCGCCCTCTTCCTGCCGCGGCTCGCCGCGGCCGGCGCCACCTCTTTCTCGAcgggagcggcggcggcggacttGGGTTGGCGGCCGCGCCGCTTGACGGGCGACGCCGCGGTGTCGCCGCCGGGGGTCACGTTCTGACTCGGCTcctcctgagagagagagagagacggtcgggggggggggggcggcgcttgGTCAAAAGAGGACGCACTGCGGAGCTCTTCGGGACGGCAGGCGGTCCCCTCTGTGCTTACCTTCTTCCCCACATCGTGCTGGATGACCGGGTTCTCGTTGTTTTCCTGCGCTGACGACTCGGTGACGGCGTTGCTGTTACGGGACACGATTAAAGAGTTGGCAGAGGCCTGTTCCtcagtgcacgtgtgtgtgtgtgcgtgcgtgtgtgcgtaccTGTTCTTGTTGATAGTGGAGCTGTTCAGGGGGGAGGAGTTGGTGCTGGTGTTACTGGCTGTGTCGGAGCCCGTGGGGGTCTTCGTGAAGATCCTCCTCCCCGGTACCGTCAGAGGCTTGTTCACAGCTCCCAACACCGGAGCAGGTTTAGGCTGAGAAGAGAACGTTATGCTGCTTTTTAGAGATTTCATTCAATTCATATTTAACACAACATAATAGTCGTGGATGTACTCCGTGACAAACACCGTTGCTACTTTATGCTTTTACTACTTGTGTACCTTTGCCCTTCACCCTGTAAATTCGTAATGCCAATACAGAATGATTGACCTTTCTACGGATCGCAGAATGTGGAAAGCTTTTACCTTTCCAGTGAGCAGCACTTGTCTCATCTCCGTCGACAGATactctttatcatttttaaagtcctgtggaaataaatcaaaccagaAAACGTAAGACACTCATTTGCAACAAGCACTTTGAAGaagagtttgacattttgggtgAGCACGAATACATTGTCTACATTagagcatgtgtgagtgtgtattgcCTTGTCCTGTACGAGGAAGAACTTGGAGGGCAGGACCGGGTCTTTAGGGGAGTCCAGGTGACACGCAGTGCTCTTATTGGCGATGACGAAGAGAGCCACATCGCAGACTATATACAGTTTCTGTAACCAAGAGAACATGAGACGCGGTTATGGACGGAGTCTGTTCCGCTTTGCCATCTAGTAAACATGTAATGGTTTTATAGAGTTAAAGACATTTTGGAAAGAGACAATTATTCCCAAAGCTTCAGGTTTATGAACAAATGAAGAACAAGAAGATACGTTTCAAGAGATGCTGGCCAGATCACACGCTCAATGTAAACGTGTGCATACCTCGTTGGCTTTGGCGTCCTCGGGACACTGTGCATCCTTGGTCTGTTTGATGTTCTCCACCATCTTCCTTAGGAACGCATGGCTGTTGTTCTCATTCTTGGTCATCAGAACTTCCAGCATGAACCACAGACACCTGCACACGGAAGCAAAATGAACATCACTGCAGGCATCTTAAACAAATCTGAAAAAATACAGATGCATCAATAGTTCATATGGCAGCACTTACTCTTTAATGTCTTTAAGCTGTTCATATTCATGCGGTTTTGTGAAGTCCGGGTCGTGGGCCAGCAGGTGGATCATATATGGGACGACATATTCAGGAAGGAGGGAGACAAGTTTTTCTGTGGGGAGAGAAAGTAATGTTGAGAAGTTTCATGCACGTTCTCAAAGAACAGAAATATCACCCATTAAAGTTTGTGTACCGAAGTGCAATGAAACACTATAAATAAAACACGCCTTTAAAAACAGCAGCGGATGAACCCGTGAGATCTGTGCGCAtggtgaatggatcgggtccagcttacatccaggacatggtcaaacccgacatcccaacccgcactctccgctctgcatctgccaaactactcgttcctccctcactgagagcaaaacactcgactaggtctcgactcttcgctgtccttgcgccgaaatggtggaacgagctctctgaagacaccaggaccacagagagccttcacatcttccgccgcaaactaaagacacacctcttcagactctacctcgactaaagactaacaaattgtagcacttaaattgtacttataacgtcactcatctatagcaaattggcttatttgaggaaattgcactttcttgtttcttgttctcctgagtttgtaccctatggttgaatgcacttattgtacgtcgctttggataaaagcgtcagctaaatgacatgtaccggtaatgtaatgtaatgtgagcAGGCGTTGACTTTCCTGAAACGAACACATGAACTTGAACGCCAGATTTCTACGTACTCTACATCGTTTGAGGTTTGACCTGCAGCCTTTTGGCACATAGTTCGTCTGCATTAGTTTAATTCCTCATCTCTGTACAAGAGAACTGGGTGCAAACTTTCTTTGTGTCGATTTTCTGGAGATGTGGTTAAACAAATCATATTGGATGGAAAGGTGGAATATTTGACCGTTCAATGGCTGTTCAATAAAGCGgactgtgaaaaaataaatggataaaAAGAACACTACAGGTCAGAAAAGACCGCAGCAGCGTGTAATCGCGGCGCACACGTCGGTGAAAAAAACTGACCCTGAGCGAGTGGGTTCTGTTTGATGTACTCCCTTCGGACTGAAATGTTCTTGAGGAGGCACTGTCGGGCGTGCGCGCGGCGCTCCTTCACCGGATCCTTGGCGCACAGGGCGAAGACGGCGAGGTACTCCAGGGGCAGCATCAGCTTGGCGAGAGCCAGGTGCAACTTCTGCGCGAAGATCTGACGGACCTGGTAGCACTCGTCCTGTACGTCGGAGGGAGCAGACTCGAGTCAAACAACATGGTGTACTTTACAACAGGCCTTTTTTTCCACACGACCTTCTGACACGTCAATGTGGGGGAGAGGACTTCTGAACCAGGACGGTGCAGCTCGGTGGAATGCAGCCGTCCATAATGTGATCGTCCATACCCTCCTCCTTCTAACGGCACATGCTCTGCTGCTAAAGAGGCTCACAAAACGCAGACTAACGTTGATTACGAGGCCGCAGAGCTGAAACTGTTCGGGTGTGATGATGTCGTGGTAACACGGCTCCTGGGCCAACTTCATGATGGCTCCGCCTGCAGCCAGCCTCAGGCGGGACATGTCCGACTTGCTGTGGGGAGAAAGAAGGAACAAGAATGTTAGCGAAGATTAGAAGTTAGAATCTGTAATAAATGATtgtccccccacacacacttcttaaTCCTGACATTCAAGCCCCGAATCACCTGATCTTCTTCTGCTCTGTGAGGTCGCCCTCGCTGACCAGCATTGCCGACAGCAGGCGCAGAGTGGAGTTCGCCGACTTGGATTGGTTGTTCTTCATTCCTAGTAACCAGCGCACGAGCAGCTTGATGGCCTGCACCTGTGGGACCAGCAGGAGCTCGATTAGAGAGACCAAGGTGCTGGGACCTTTCAAACATGTCTTCATGTAGTTGTTATTACATGGGCACCGAAGAAGATTCACACATTTGTCATCAATGTAAGATCATGTAGTAGAAAATGCCACAgaggtgctttttttttaccttagcTAGGACCTCGGGTGAAACTTCCTCATCCGTGGTCCACAGCTTCCCATTCTTGTTTCCCACTGACTGGAGACATAAAGGAAAATCAAAGCCACTCTTTTCTAAACCGGGTTTATTTTGGCTAAAAGTTGTATTTTATCAAACACAATTCTGTGAAATTGTTGTAAAACAGTGTGAAAAGTGAGCAAATGTTGTATGGGTGTGAAGCTTCATTTCCACACACCCGGTCATTCATGAGCAAGTCCTTGACGATGAAATTGGCCACGATGGACTTCATGGGCGAAGCAAACTGATCTGGTGCCAGCATGGAGATGTGACCCAGGGACACGAGGGGAGTGATGAGCTGCTCTGGGACGTCTGCGTTCAGGCTACGTGACAGAGGCTGCGACAAAAGAAGAAAGCTCAAGGAAAAGATCACGTACGAGAAGGATAAACCGGAGGGGAGTGAATAATGATTAATTCAAgctaaaataaagaaacatttgcaaatagaaaaatggaaaaactgTCCCCTACCTCAAAAATCTGTGCCAGCTGCACCTCCTTGTTGTTAAAGATGGCGTGGATGCAGTGGACCGCCTGCTTGGCCTGGTGGGGCGTTCCCCGCTTGGCTTTCTGATGCAGGACGGGAATCAGAGTCCTGTTGGAGCACACAAGGAAGATTATTTCTCTGTGTGGCTGACGTCGTTCCCTCGCTGTAGATTCTTAAAGCAACCGTCCAACTAAAAAGAGTTCTCAAACATGTCGTTTCTCTCTTACGATCGTATCTGTTGTAGCTCCGTCTCAATCTTCTGTCCCGTGTTTCTGAATATCTGGATGGCTGCCTCCGCCACTTTCTCGTCCTCCATCTTCAAACACTGCAGCAGAGACTCGTAGGTTTCTGCGGAGTGGAACGCTGTTGGGTGTGTGAACGATAAGACCTAGAAGgggagcagaaaaaaagagaatacgGTAATCAAACCGGCTTACTACTAATGACCCAATTGTCTTGTACGCTACAGTGTGCCCACGTCAGCTACCTTAAGGAGCTCCAGCCCGGAGCGGATGGCTGTATCGGGAGTAACGCCCTCCTCGTCGTCGTCAGCGGTGCCCTCAATGGACTTGTTAAGCAGCTTCACCAGAGCACTGAGACACAACAAGCAACAACCCATTAAGATCCTCTAAACGGGAGCAACAGGACACACTGCGCACCATGAGACGTCTTATAACATAACAGCAGAAAGTGTTACACTGCCCAACAAAGCCCCACATGTCCCCTTACCTCCAATGCTATACATCCATCTGGATTGCTTTGCTGCGAGTTGCCTCgctgtaaaatattaaatatttgccATAACTGTGTCCAATTACAAACCAATAAAGGAGAGCAAATTACACTGATTGCTCACAGCACCTAAATAAAGTCCTTTGAAAAACAGGATTTGTTCTTTTAGGAAGGAATTACGAGCCGGTTATTTAAAATAAGCATAATGTGTGAGTGCTCACAACGCGGCCTATGGATAAGCACCGGGAGTCATTTCCGTaggtgtgtttctctctcttatgGTGTTTTTCCATGAAGCAGAAGGGGTTAAACCGGATCCCTGCCCGAGGCCCGCGGGTTCATCTCTTCACCACTAGGTGTCTCAGTGAACGAGAGAAGCCGGCTCAGGGTGTTACACAACACACGAGCAGAGCTCTTATCAATGAGGCAGGAAGTGCTGCTCTGCATCTTTTTGTGCAACGCTAAAGAAACTTTTATCTGATTGACAGGATTTTAAGCCCTCTTTCAAATTTGAATGTCTCCTTCTCGCTCGGAaagcagcgcaggtactgattcaggctcttgtcatgttaaattgtacttatagcGCCACTTACctattgtaaattggcttatttgaggaaattttcctttgtttcttgctcttccgagtttgtattcttatggttgaatgcacttattgtaagtcgctttggataaaggcgtcagctaaatgacatgtaatgtaaatgtagcCTAGTATGAATGTTCCTCTATGAATGGTCTGTAGGGAAACTCAAGCGCAGCACGAGATCTGTCGAACATTTGGGGACATTTTTCGGACCTGATGGCCTCCGAGTCGATGTGGACGGGGGCGATGCGCTCCAGCAGGAACTTAACCATCTCCAGGAACGGGTTGGTGGGCTGTTTGGGGAACGTCAACTTCCGTGTGATCtccctctgcaaacacacaacacggTCAATACAGACGTTCATGGATCAGGGTTATAAATGGGCATCCACATTTACAACCCAGGTTTGTTTTACTAAATCTTTGAATGTTTCAGTAGATTGCACCGAAACATGCacggtaataataataataataacaataacaacctCGTATCAACGAATTTGGAGCAAAAGGATGAAAAGCTGGAGGGAAATGAAGACGCTGTAGATCTCAATGCTGATTGACAATGACTCAACACATCAAAGATGTTCTATTGCAAAGATCTCAACATCACCTTTCCTCTTTGTCTCAGTCTAATCTCAGAAAAGCTGGCAGCCCAGTTCAAAGAAGGAACAGAGCTGATCAGGTGTTGATTAATGCAGGTCTACAGAAGCTTTCCATCTTTCTCAAAAACAACAGCACATCTATGCACTCAAAACACAGCCTGAGCTCTTTATAAATAAAGACAGAACGCGACCACCACCACGGTCTGGGAGGAAGTGAAAGAGCGGCGTGCACGCCAAATGGTGTTTTCCTCTCACCACACAGATCTCGGCCTGTTTGCAGGAGCATGTCGGGCTGATGAGCACCTCCAGCTGGACTCGGAGCTTCTCGTCTTCACCCAAAACCTGGTTGAACTTCTTCATAAAGTCCTGGGCCTTTCCGGCGTCTGGGAGGTTCTCTGCAAACACAGAGACGAGTTAAAGGACAATATTGTTAAGCCAAATGAACCCTGACCGCCCAGAAGATACAAGATGTGTGCGGAATGAATGCGCACTGTGCACGTTTGTGTGGTTTCCAACTTACTGGCGACACTCATCAGCTTCCCAAACATGGCCGTGTTATTCGCCTCGGACtagtggggagagagagagagagagagagagagagatacggTCTTTAGATATGTTCTGCATCACAAAACTCAGGGGAGATGTGGTCAATTTTGTATGTAAATGTTTGTCAACACACCACTGGCAGCTTGTGGAGGTCGAGCAGCTCTTTGACCAGGCTTCTGAGCATGTTCTGACACTTCCACATCTCATTCAGGGCCCTGAAAGCGAAGCACGCAGAGAGGAGAAACCGGTGAGGTGTCACAAAACGTTGCACCTTTAGTGTTGGTAGTGGCTGGTTGGCCATTGTGCGGGTTTGTGTGTTCATCGCATGCAAGCATCAAAATAAAGATACAGGTCGGCGGTCATGTGCTAGAGGAGATGTTGCAGCTTTGACTGACTTGACAGCGTTGGTGTCCAGGCAGGCGTACAAGTAGTACAGAcacttcatcttctcctccgtGTCAAGACTGTGAGGAACCATGTACTGAGCGAAGATCTTCTCGACTAATAACCTGGAGGAGTAAATGCGAACGGAAAGGACAGTATTGTCAATGCACTATTAAACTTGAGCACAGTGCTTACAAAATAAACTGCAATCATCCATGTTTAGACGGTTACTCAAGGTCTGAACAGCCAAAACGGCCGCGTTTACCACGTCAACACAAGACTACATGTCCGTGTGTTTATGCTCACTTGTCGTCAATGCTGTTCTGATAGTAGATGTGCAGTAGTTTGTCTTTGATCCAGCTGATCTTCTGGGCTGACTCCTTCCCCGCCTCGTAGTGCAGGCAGTACTTCTTAAAAAGCTGAGCGAGGCCCATCATGGCCTCTTTACGCACACGCCactagagagggaggagaaacagTTCAGATGCAGAAAGTCAACATTCCACCTAAAGTCGCTCATAAGCAAGTAAAACCCGGAGTATCTGAACATTTATGTGGGTGAGATGTCTCCAAAGTCCATGAACGCTGATAAATGGACTGAATCAAGCAAAGACGGCTTCTACGACTACCCAAAACGCCATTTGATGGCAACATCTGCACCGCTTGGGAGCGCACGTTATTCTCACCCTCTTGTCTAAGGTCCTCTCTCGTACGAAGCCCAACAGCTGGTCATTGACCAAGTTGAGATCCTTTTTCCCGGCGTTGATAATGGTCACAATGACATCGTGGCGGATAGCTTCCTCTGGGTCGTGCGAGCGCACTTTCAAATACTCTAGATGGGGAGAGAGCCGCGTGTTCAGAGCTTGAATGGGGAAAGAAAGGGCCGAGTTGGGGGAGGAGAGTGATGAGACTCAAACACACCTGTCAAGTCTTTGGCCAGGTCTGGGTGGTTCATGAGGCAGTGGCTAGCGAACTTAACACACTCTAGCCGGACGGGAACATGGATGTCGTTGAACCTGCGGGGAACAAAGCATCAGTAGCAGGTAGAGAGAGATCCCCGAATGGGCGTCACACCTGGGAGGAGCAGGTGATGGAGCTGGGGAGTGGCGGAACTCACCGTCCTAAGAAGCACTGCCACAGCGGTCGGTTCTGGGACGCCAGCTCAGAGTCTTTGGCCCCAAACAGCTTTGCCAGCAACCGGACAACAGCTAGACGCTCCTCGCCGTCGTtgctctgaaaacacaaaaagcagcATATCACATGACCATGGCTGACAACACTGCAGGATAGGGGAATTGTTGCAAAGCACTAAAATGAAGGCCTGCCTCCTGCACCTGGCGGCAGTAGTAGCATTATAAAATGCAACTGTGCAAACAGACAACAATGTCAGCAAGGCGTTTCGTATTCACGCGTCCAGCTGTGGTGTTCGAGGCTCCGgtcatttgttttaatcttgACTGGTGAGAACCAATCAAGAAGTGAACATCATCGTGTTTCAAGGGTACGCAAATCAAAACGAGCAAACGTTAtgctttttaaatcaatagCGTAGTAGTCTGAATAGAGCCTCTATGTTTAGACCTGTCCAGCCTCCTCTCTCAGCCAGTTTAGCTGAAGGATGGACTTGGGAAGCTCTTAAAAGC
The sequence above is a segment of the Gasterosteus aculeatus chromosome 9, fGasAcu3.hap1.1, whole genome shotgun sequence genome. Coding sequences within it:
- the pds5a gene encoding sister chromatid cohesion protein PDS5 homolog A; the protein is MEFPQQQKPAGDGKITYPPGVKEITDKISNDEMVKRLKMVVKTYMDMDQDSEEEKQQYLALALHLASEFFLRNPNKDVRLLVACCLADIFRIYAPEAPYTSHDKLKDIFLFITRQLKGLEDTKSPQFNRYFYLLENLAWVKSYNICFELEDCNEIFIQLFKTLFSVINNSHNQKVQMHMIDLMSSIIMEGDGVTQELLDTILINLIPAHKNLNKQAYDLAKTLLKRTVQTIETCIANFFNQVLVMGKSSVSDLSEHVFDLIQELFTIDPMLLTSVMPQLEFKLKSNDGEERLAVVRLLAKLFGAKDSELASQNRPLWQCFLGRFNDIHVPVRLECVKFASHCLMNHPDLAKDLTEYLKVRSHDPEEAIRHDVIVTIINAGKKDLNLVNDQLLGFVRERTLDKRWRVRKEAMMGLAQLFKKYCLHYEAGKESAQKISWIKDKLLHIYYQNSIDDKLLVEKIFAQYMVPHSLDTEEKMKCLYYLYACLDTNAVKALNEMWKCQNMLRSLVKELLDLHKLPVSEANNTAMFGKLMSVAKNLPDAGKAQDFMKKFNQVLGEDEKLRVQLEVLISPTCSCKQAEICVREITRKLTFPKQPTNPFLEMVKFLLERIAPVHIDSEAISALVKLLNKSIEGTADDDEEGVTPDTAIRSGLELLKVLSFTHPTAFHSAETYESLLQCLKMEDEKVAEAAIQIFRNTGQKIETELQQIRSTLIPVLHQKAKRGTPHQAKQAVHCIHAIFNNKEVQLAQIFEPLSRSLNADVPEQLITPLVSLGHISMLAPDQFASPMKSIVANFIVKDLLMNDRSVGNKNGKLWTTDEEVSPEVLAKVQAIKLLVRWLLGMKNNQSKSANSTLRLLSAMLVSEGDLTEQKKISKSDMSRLRLAAGGAIMKLAQEPCYHDIITPEQFQLCGLVINDECYQVRQIFAQKLHLALAKLMLPLEYLAVFALCAKDPVKERRAHARQCLLKNISVRREYIKQNPLAQEKLVSLLPEYVVPYMIHLLAHDPDFTKPHEYEQLKDIKECLWFMLEVLMTKNENNSHAFLRKMVENIKQTKDAQCPEDAKANEKLYIVCDVALFVIANKSTACHLDSPKDPVLPSKFFLVQDKDFKNDKEYLSTEMRQVLLTGKPKPAPVLGAVNKPLTVPGRRIFTKTPTGSDTASNTSTNSSPLNSSTINKNSNAVTESSAQENNENPVIQHDVGKKEEPSQNVTPGGDTAASPVKRRGRQPKSAAAAPVEKEVAPAAASRGRKRAADPNPNPPADSINIKMSKQQQQQNDEGTKRQIDLQR